The Candidatus Hydrogenedentota bacterium genomic sequence GCTCGCCGAACGCGCGCTCATGGGCGGCAATCTGGATGAAGCGCGCGCGCTGCTCGATACCCTCCTCGGGTTCAATCCCGCGCATGGCGGCGGCCTTGCCCTGCGGGCGGCGGCGGCATTTCTCGCGGGAGACGGCGAAAAACAGCGCGAAGCGCTCGCGCGCCTGGCCGAGATCAATCCCGCCAGCGGAGAGGGATACCGCATCCTCGGCGATCTGGCCGCCCGCCACTACCGCTTCGAAGAAGCCGCCGCGTTTCTGCGGCAGGGCGTCGCAATAGACCCCGAGAATGTCCGCGCGCGCGCCTCACTGGGGCTGAATCTGCTGCGGCTGGGCGAGGACGCGGAGGGACGGACGATTCTGGAGGAGGTGTTCGAGGACGATCCCTACAACGTGCAGGTCTACAACATGCTCGAAGTGCTGGATTCGCTGGACGCCTTCGAGACCGTGCGCAACGCGAATTTCACGGTCACGCTGCCCAACCTGGAGGCGGCCGTCATGGGCCCGGACGCGGTCGGGTTGCTGGAGGAGGCGCTCGCGCGTTACGAGACCGAATACCAGGTCGGGGTGAAGCGCCCGGTCCACGTGCAGTTTTTCGACGATCACGACGAATTCATGGTCCGATCAATTGGTCTCCCGGGCAATCCCGGGCATCTGGGCATCTGCTTCGGCAACCTCGTTACGATGGACTCGCCGCGCGCTCGCGAGCCGCGATCCATGAACTGGCGATCGGTGCTCTGGCACGAGTTCGTGCACGTGATCACGCTCCAGAAAACCGCCAACCGGATCCCGCGCTGGCTGTCGGAGGGGATCTCGGTGTATGAGGAGGGGCAGCGCGATTCCTCCTGGGGGCAGCCGCTGGATCCGGATTTCCAGCCCCTGCTGGCACCGGGAGAGTGGCCGGACATGGCCGCGCTCGAGCGTTACTTCGTGGCGCCGGAGTCGCCGATCCACCTGATCTTCGGTTACTTCCTCGCGGGGGCTTTTGTCGAGTCCTACGTGGACGCCTATGGCAAGCCGGCGCTCGTCGCCGCGCTGGACGCCATCCGCGATGGCGCGCTGGCGAACGAGGCGCTTGTCGGGGCCGCGGGCGTGGACGGTGGCCAGGTGAACGAAGCGTTTGCGGCGCACCTGGCCCGCGTGTGCGCCCCGCTTCTGGCCGCGGCCGAGGAAGGCGATCGAAATGACCCTGCTCCGGAAGGTTTTTTTGGGGAGGAGCACGGGCCGGATATCGAGGCCGTGGAACTGGCGCTGCGCGGTCAGAAAGCGCTGGATTCGGGCGAGATCAATCAGGCCATCGAACACTTCGAGGCCGCCGCCGCGCAATTGCCGGCGCTTCCCGGGGACCTCAACCCGCTTCGCAACCTGGTTGAAATCCGGCGAGCATCCGGCGATCTCGAACAGTGGTACCAGGAAGTGCGCCGCCTGCAGCGCCACGTTCCGACCGCGTTTGACGAGACCAAGGCGCTCATGGAGGCGCTCGAAGCCGAGGGCGACTGGCCGCGCGTGCTGGACCTTGCGCGCTGGTGCGCCGGCATCGATCCCTTTGATGTGGAAGTCCACAGCGCGCAAATGCATGCCGAGCGCGCCCTGGGCGATCGGGAAGGCTTAATGGCGACGCTGGACCGCCTTGCCGCGCTCGACACGGCCCAGGCGGATACCTACCGTCTCGGGAAGGCGCGCGTGCTGTTTGAGTCGCGGCGATTGCCGGAAGCGCGCAACGAAGTGCTCGCGCTCCTCGAGCGCTATCCGGCCTACCGGGAAGCGCAGGAATTGCTGCTGGAGCTTCACGAGACAGACACGGAGGTTCACCGTGAAGCGGAGTAGGCTGTTCCCCGCGCTGATCCTTTCCGGCATGCTGCTATTGCCCGCTCCGCTGCTCTGGGGCCAGGGCCGGTGGGGCTGGGGCGGCGCTGAACAGAATCTGCAGGTTGGCGGGCATCCGTTTCCGGGCAACAGCTTCACGTTCTGCCGGATACAGTACGA encodes the following:
- a CDS encoding tetratricopeptide repeat protein; this encodes MFAGLALLVGFLAPRPAFGVSPWDPAAPYADAYRSGRYAEALEELDRAIAGELGQPPASWLADQAELLWIVGRHSKAITVMGDVVRRVYEPAFTVRLAAMYRELGQSLDAQVAVDLAVQQSRSRQSPSYLRENLIAIGQIALWQGENPRTILQFYQQRVLQRYPDFVAGYVAAGQLALDGYAYDLAEKYFQQALDRDSMRQPALAGMAETYYRAGDPAFEGIAELLRAINPNHSRLLQLLAERALMGGNLDEARALLDTLLGFNPAHGGGLALRAAAAFLAGDGEKQREALARLAEINPASGEGYRILGDLAARHYRFEEAAAFLRQGVAIDPENVRARASLGLNLLRLGEDAEGRTILEEVFEDDPYNVQVYNMLEVLDSLDAFETVRNANFTVTLPNLEAAVMGPDAVGLLEEALARYETEYQVGVKRPVHVQFFDDHDEFMVRSIGLPGNPGHLGICFGNLVTMDSPRAREPRSMNWRSVLWHEFVHVITLQKTANRIPRWLSEGISVYEEGQRDSSWGQPLDPDFQPLLAPGEWPDMAALERYFVAPESPIHLIFGYFLAGAFVESYVDAYGKPALVAALDAIRDGALANEALVGAAGVDGGQVNEAFAAHLARVCAPLLAAAEEGDRNDPAPEGFFGEEHGPDIEAVELALRGQKALDSGEINQAIEHFEAAAAQLPALPGDLNPLRNLVEIRRASGDLEQWYQEVRRLQRHVPTAFDETKALMEALEAEGDWPRVLDLARWCAGIDPFDVEVHSAQMHAERALGDREGLMATLDRLAALDTAQADTYRLGKARVLFESRRLPEARNEVLALLERYPAYREAQELLLELHETDTEVHREAE